The genomic region GCTTCGTCTTCGACGGTGTTTGAAAAATATTCAAGGAAGCGGGAAGACATCGAATCGTTCATATAAGCGCCCCATAATTGGGAAATTTCTGCGGCGGTAAGTTTTGTCGCATGTTGCTTCATTGTTGCAGTATTCATCGTCTAACCCCCGTAAAAAATATTGGATATACGGTTAGCATGCGAAAATGATACAAAAGTATCCGTAAATAAAAATAACGGCGGTTCCCGCGGGAACCGCCGTACAGCTTACGGCTTTAAATACCAATTAAGAATTTCCGCCACCTTCGGTACGACATAATGGCTGCCGCCGCGATTTTGAACGTTTTCCACCATCATCGCGACGAGAATCTTTGGATCGTTCGTATTGAAGGCGACAAACCACCCGTTTTCTTTACCGTTCTCGACTTTATCGCTTGCTTTCAATTCAGGCGTACCCGTTTTACCGGCAATGGAGAGGCCGGGGATGTTCGCCGCATGTCCCGTTCCGTTCGGGCTTTGCACGACTTGTTTTAAATCATTTACGATTGTTTCGGCTGTTTTCTCCGATAGGATGTGTTCCTTCCAAACGTTATTTGACGGGTCAACGCGATCTTTCAGCAACGTAAGTTTCAATAATTGCCCGTCATTGATAAAAGGCGTATAAGTATCCGCCAGTTGCAAAGCACTGATTAACACTTTGCCTTGTCCGTATCCGCTGTTTGCCAATTCGATCTCCGTCGAAAATCCGTCGCTGCCTGTCAATTGCGCTGCTTCGATCGGGAAGGGGAAGTCTGGAAGCGGTTGTCCGAAACCGAATGCCTTCGCCTCGTTTTTGAATCGTTGTTTGCCGAGTTGATAAGCGACGCGCGCAAAATAAATATTGTCCGAATAAACAAGCGCATCGCGCAAATCGACGGACGTTAGATGATCGACGCGGTGAACGCGATAGTCTCCCCACGAGGAATCCGGTTGCCACGGTCCGTTGATTGTCATCGGTTCATCAGGGTCGATAACGCCGGTCTCCAACCCGATGGCAGCAGTGATCGGTTTCATCGCCGATCCTGGAGAGTAGGCTTGAATGAACCGATTGATCAGCGGTTGCTTCTCATTTTGTTTCAAAGCATTGTAGTCTTCGTGAATGGTGTTCGGATTGAAATCAGGTGCGGTAACAAGCGCCAAAACTTCACCAGTGATCGGATTGATCGCCGCGGCTGTACCGACGTCGCCGTCCTCCGCGAATTTTCCATACATTTTCTTTTGCAATTCGGCATCAATGGTCAGCTGAACGGTTTCCCCATCTTGCGGAGCCTTTTTCGCGATCGTCTGCAACCGGTTCCCGTCTTGATCCGTCGTGTAAATCTCGACGCCGTCGACAGCACGCAGCCGGTTTTCGAAAATCGCTTCCAGACCCGTTTTTCCGATTTTGTCGGACTTGTCGTACCCGTCTTTTTGATGTTTTTTCCATTCCTCAGCAGAGATCGTGCCGATATAGCCTGTCAAATGACCCGCGGCTTCACCGTACGGATAGATGCGTGCCGGGATTTTCCGAATGAATACTCCGGGAATTGCTTGAAGCTTGCTAAGTTTTTCTTCTTCGGTCAACGGGATGTTGACGATCGGAACGAAATAGTTCGGTTTCACCCATGATGCGTGCAAGTTATCATCGATTTGTTTCACGGGAATTCCCGTAATTTCGGCGAATTTCTTTTTCGAACCGGTCTTCAATCGATCCGGCTCCATGCCGACGGAAGCTTGCTGGCCGTTGACGGCGAGAGGGCGTCCGTTCCTGTCCAAAATTTCACCGCGTTCAGCGGAAAGCGTTGCCAAGTGGACCTCGATGTTCGGTCCGGTCAATTGCGGAAAGATTAACTGGGTCGTCCAATCGACGTACCAATTTACCTGTTCTTCGCCTTCGGCTGTTTTCCGTGTTTCTTTCACGAGCGTTGCTTTTTCGGAAAACGTAACATTACCCGCGATCGTGCTCATTTGTGCGGAAAACGGCAATTTCACCTTACCGTCCTCTTTTTCTTTCTTCCTGTCGCTCTCCGACGCAACGGCTTTCGATTCAATGGTCACGTCGGTAATTTTTAAATCGCTGCCCAAATTTTTGTAGCGGTCGACGAATTTCTGTTTTGAGATTGTCTTTTTCGCATTTGTTGAAAGCAGTTCATACATGTCGGAAAATTGTTCGGTTTCCCAAGCATGAACATATGTATGCCAACGTTCTTCCGGTGTCGGTACGTCGTTGGAACATCCCCCGAGCCAAACGAGAGCGAAGACGAAAAGTACCGGCAGCCATCCTTTCCTATGCTTCACGAAAAATCCCCCTTAGTTCACTTTTACAATCGTATGAGATCACTGTAAAATTATAGATAAAAAAACCGACAGAAGTTAAAAACCGAGCCTAATTAACCAGCATCATTACATTTATAGCAAAGAAATAGGGACAAAACCCTACAAATATCGACAGTTTGACGTGTGAAATGATTGCCGTAAAACCGGCATTCCGAAGGGTTCGCGTCGAATATGAAATATATGTTAACTTTCCCAACGCCGCACAGGTGGTCAGGCTCCCCCTTGTGATTATAATGGAAAGTTGTACAATAGGAAATGGAAAGAATATCTTACTTAAATGTTTGCTGATTACATTTTGTTTCCAATAATATCCAATGAGTCGAGGATCCTTGTGCGAGAAGAGCAGGATTGAGGAGGATTGAATGAAATCATATGGTGATTGGAAGAGACGAAAATCTTTACTCATTTCTTTCGCTTATATCGTAATTGGCATCCTTTGGGTGACTCTTGGTGATGCGTGGGTAGGTCATCGATTATTAAGCAGCAAAGAATATTGGCTTTACCAGGAGATTAAAGGTGTCATATTCGTATGCTTGTCGGGGATCGCTGTTTATTTTTGCGCAAAATACGTGCGAGAGCAAAAGAGCTTTACAAAGAGCTTGAGTCGATTGGACTTGTTACAAACGAATTTCGAGGTCAGCTCGCTCGCCGATCAATTGAATTCGAGCGTGTCGATTTTGCGCCCGGAAAACGATCGATTTTCCATTGTGTATGTCAATCACGGGTTCACACGTTTAACCGGTTATGATGCCGAAGAAGCGCTAGGAAAAGAACTTCCGTTTTTAAAAGGCAAAAATACGAGCCCGGCAGCATTAGAGCGGTACGAAGAGGCGTTGCGTGCGGAAGAAATTGCGACGATCGAATTGTTGTATTACCGGAGAGACGGCACCCCGTTTTGGAATGAACTCAAGATCAATCCGGTCTACGATGCGGACCATGAGCTTCTTTTTTTTATCGTCCTTCAAAATGACATAACGAAAAGGAAATGTGCTGAAAGGCGGCTGCAAGAAAGCGAGCAAAGATATAAGTCTTTGTTTGCTCATAATCCGGACATGGTTTGTTCGCTTGACATGAACGGAGTGATCAAGAGCGCCAACCCGGCGGTCGAAAAGTTTACCGGCTACGGTGTTGACGAGGTCATCGATCAAAGCTGCTGGGACTTTATTAGTGACAGAGACCGGAATAAAGCAAAAGTGTTCTTTGAAAAAGTGTACGAAGGGAACCCGCAGCACGGGGAGTACCAAATGTATCATAAATCGGGGGATCTGATCGACATAGAAGCGGTCGTAATTCCGATCATCATCGACGGTGAGGTTTCCGGCACTTTCACGATCGCAAAAGACGTAACAGAACAAAAAAAGACGCAGGAGTTGTTAGGAAAAGCGGAAAAATTGAACGTCGTCGGCGAGTTGGCGGCGGGCATTGCCCACGAAATCCGAAATCCTTTAACTTCGCTGAAAGGGTTCGTGCAATTGCTGCGTCCGAATTTATCGGAAAAAAAAGCGTATACCGACGTGATGTTGTCGGAATTGGACCGAATCGAACAGATCGTCACCGAATTGCTTTTGCTCGCAAAACCTAAACCGGCGTTGTTCGAGGAGAAAAATTTAAAACAATTGCTGGAGCACGTGAGAACATTGTTAAATACGAAAGCAATCATGAGCAACACTGAAATCGTGCTTCATTACCAATGTGATATCGATTACATCCTCTGTGAGGAAAATCAATTGAAACAAGTGTTGATCAATTTGTTGAAAAATGCGATTGAAGCGATGCCAGACGGCGGAGAGATTCTCATCCGAGCTGACAAAATTGACCACAAGCACGTGCAAATTTCCATTATTGACGAAGGGCAGGGGATCCCGGAGGAACATTTGCCGAAGCTCGGAGAACCTTTTTATACGACGAAAGAGCAAGGAACGGGACTCGGTTTGATGATTAGCTGGAAAATCATTAAAGAACACGGCGGAGAGATGGTGTTTGAGAGCGAAGAAAACAAAGGAACGACCGTGCAAATCACTCTTCCGGTTAATCCGAAAGTGTCAGACGAGAAAAGCGGCAATTATCAAATTACGAGTTGAGTCGGCACAAACGCCGATTTTTTTTTTTTGTAAACGGTGCTTTTTACAATCGTTTTCGTGATCGGTATAATGAAGTGGGCTATGCGTGCGTTCGGGCAAGGTGAACGAAAAGCTCAAGTTGCCGGTATACTGTAGAAAGAGAGAGGACCAAGGAGGGTGAGATCATGGACGACCGAATGTTTAGAAATGCGATGGGGAAATTTACGACAGGTGTCACCGTGATCACCGCGAAGTGGCAAGATGAAATATACGGAATGACTGCGAACGCATTCATGTCCGTTTCGATGAACCCGAAATTGATTTCAGTGTCGATTGACGAGAAAGCGAACATGCATGATAAGATGGGGCAAGTCTCGCGATTTGCAGTCAGCATTTTGTCGGACCAGCAAAGAGACATTTCGATGCATTTTGCACGGCAAAAAGAAAAAGATAAGGTCGCGTTTGAATGGTTCCACGGCGTTCCCGTAATCAAAGACGCGATTGCCGCGATCGTTTGCGACGTCTATGATTCTTACAAGGCCGGCGATCACACGTTGTTCATCGGAAAAGTGATCAATCTCGAAACGAAACAAGGAAATCCGCTCGTCTTTTTTGAAGGGAAATACGGGACAGATCATTTGAATAAAAATGAAACGGTGTAACGTCATCCATAAACTTTCGTTCGAAAACGTTATTCCTTATACAGAGGAAAGATTGCACGCCGCATCCACGTTCCGCTTTCGGTGCGGTTTTTTTAAATGTTATAATGAGTATGGTTGTGCGAGCCAGAGCGTATTACTATGGATAGGAGCATTCATTGGATGGAAATGATGGCAATTGAATCATATTTCACAATTGATCACATTCGTCATATTTTACAAGATTATAAGTCTTTCGGCCCTCTTCTCGGCATCTTGTTACCTTTGCTTGAAGCGTTTGTGCCGATTTTACCTTTAATGTTGTTCGTCGCCGCCAATGCCGCCGTGTACGGTTTTTTACTCGGATCCTTAATTTCATGGGCCGGTACGTGTTTCGGAGCAGTTCTCGTCTTTTTTATTTTCCGGTCATTGGCGCGGGGACGTCTGAAATATTGGCTGCACCGGCGGAAGAAAATCCGCAGAACGTTACGGTGGGTGGAAGAACACGGTTTCGGGCCGTTGTTCCTCGTTCTATGCATTCCGTTTACGCCTTCGTCGCTCGTCAACGTCGCCGCTGGTTTGTCGGACATTAGTTTCAAGTCTTTTTTAATGTCCGTTCTGCTTGGGAAAATGGTGTTGATCTTCATGGTTTCCTCGGTTGGATACGATTGGATGAACATCCTCGACCAACCGTTTAAACTGTCGGCCATCGCGGGCGTCGTCGTCGTGCTCTGGCTGGCCGGAAAACGAATGGAAAAACGAATGTTGAAAAAGAAACAAACGAATGTTTAAAACCTTGCCGCGCTGCAGCGGCAAGGTTTTTTGTTCCCGATCGGTGATTTCAGTGCGGAAAGCTGCAAATTAACCAATGAACAACCGTCCTTCGGGGTAGCGGATGTTTCTGATTTCCGGTGCTCCGACAGAAAAGACGAGCGTCAACGGTCCAAGTTTTCCGATGAACATCATCGAAATGATGACGAGTTTTCCGATCACGGACAAATGCGGAGTCAGGCCGGTGGACAGTCCGACTGTGCCGAACGCCGAAACGACCTCAAATGCAATGCTGAGAAAGGACGCCTTTTCCGTGAGCGTCAAGATAAAAATGGCCGTGAATATGCTCGTTAAGCTTGCGACCACGAGCGCAAAAGCTCTGATAAAGATCGAGTCTTTGATCGTTCTTCCGAAGGCAACCGCGTCCTGCTCCCCTTTTAAAATTTTGACGATCGTTAACAACAGGGCGATGAACGTCGTCACTTTGATCCCGCCGCCCGTTGAAGTGCTTCCGGCACCGATGAACATCAACAAAATGAGGATGAACAGCGTCGCATCGCGCAAGTGGCCAATCGGTACGGTATTGAATCCGGCTGTGCGCGGAATGACCCCTTGAAAGTAAGACGCCCACAGCTTTTGTCCGAGCGGGAGGTGTCCGATCGTGCCCGGATTGTTGAACTCAAGGGAGAGAACCATGAGAAATCCGAAAACATTCAAGGCAAGTGTGCCGACGAGCATGAATTTCGTATGTAAAGTAAGCTCCCGTACGTGGCGCGCGGTCCAAAGATTAACGAGCACCGTAAAGCCGAGACCGCCGATGATGATCAGGAACGTGATCAACAAGTTAACGATCGGATCGCCGACCCAGCGCGAGAGGTTGTCGGACCAAAGTGAAAAACCGGCATTGTTGAACGCGGATACCGTATGAAAAATGCTGAAAAAGATTCCTTTTTGCCAGCCGATTTTCGGTCCCCAATAAAGCGCAAGCAAAAACGCGACGACGAGTTCGATTAAGAGAGAGAAAATGAGCAGATTCTTTGCGAGCTTTATGATTCCCCCGAGCGTATTTTGGTTCAACGCATTTTGAACGAGCAGCCGTTGTTTGATGCTGATTTTTTTTCCCATGACGAGAAAAATCAATATCGCGAACGTCATAATCCCAAGTCCGCCGACTTGTATTAAAGTGAGAATGACGATTTTGCCGAACATCGTAAAGGCGGTTGGCGTGTCGACGACGATAAGGCCGGTTACAGTTGTAGCCGAAGTTGCCGTAAACAAGGCGGTGAGCCAACTGATCGGAGAAGTAGTCGAAATCGGCAGCTTTAACAAGAGGGTACCGACGATAATCAGGCATACGAAGCCGATGATCAGCATCTGTGGGGGGTTCAACGTACTCTTTGTGCGTTGAATGGATTTTACTGTTTCTGTTTCCATGGGGAACACACCTCATATGGCAGTTGCAGCCGTTGATAACAAACGTGCAGCATATTTTTTTTCGATTATTGCAAGCTAATACAAGCTAATCTTAGTGAAAACGAATGGAATTTGCAACAAGACTGGAGAGGATTTCATGCAATGGCTTTCGGTCATCCCATTTCTCGTTGTCATCCCGCTTGCCATTTGGACGAAACAAGTATTGCCCGGTTTGATCGTTGGATTGCTTGCCGGCTCCTATTTGGCCGAACCGACCGTGATCGGCGGGATCGGACAAGCGATCGCTTACATCGTTGATAGTCTCAGGAACGAGAGCAACATCAAAGTGCTCATTTTTTTATACGCGTTTTCCGGTCTTGTCGGCATGATTAAATCGGCCGGCGGCATTCGCGGCTTTGTTGAACTGTCTGCTGAAAGGGTTAAGACGAAGAGAGAAGCGCTCGTATTGACGTGGATTTCCACTTTCGGCACGTTCAGCGCCCCGAATTTCCGGATCGTAACCGTTGCGCCGATTATGAAGGCGCTGTTGAAAAAAATCAAAATGTCCAAAGAAGAATTGGCGTTTGCGATCGAAACGACGTCCGCCCCGCTTATCGCGCTTGTGCCAATCGCCACTGCATCGGTCGGTTACATGGTGTCGCTCATTGACCAATCGTTGCGGCAGGAGAACATTCATCTTGATGCTTATTCGTTATTTATCCGGAGCATCCCGTTCAATTTTTTCTCGATCATCCTCCTAATGCTCGGTTTTTATTTAAGTTTCATACACCGGTCAAAACAACCGGTCACCGGTGCCGAAGGCAAGGAGCAGCTGGAAAAGGACCCCGACTGGCACCATTGTCATCCTGCCGTTTCGAAAGAGCTGCCGAAAAAACCGTGGAACTTGCTCGTTCCACTCATTTTGGTCATCGGCTTGACGCTGTTTTTGACGTGGTGGGACGGTCACGCGAAAGGGTATCTTTTTTTCAACGCGTTCATAAAGGCTGACGTGTTGACTTCGATGGTCGTTGCCTTGATCGTTACGTCTTTTGTTTCGGCGGTCTTTTTCATGGTTCAAAGAAACAAGCTCGTCGATCTCATATCGCGTTTCATCGAAGGCGGCAATGAACTCATGCCCGTCATTTTGTTGCTCGCCGTCGTCTGGGGATTGACGGCATCTGCCCAAGATCTCGGATTTTCCGCGTTCGTTACGTCGAATGTCGGTTGGATTCCTTCTGCGTTTGTGCCGCCGGTTTTGTTCGTCATCGGTTCTATCATTTCCTATTTTGTCGGTTCTTCCTGGGGGACATGGGGGATTCTCATGCCGCTTGGCATTTCAATGGGAGCGGTTTCCGGCGCGCCGCTTGCGCTCGTCGTCGGTGCGGTGTTCGCGAGCGGAGCGTTCGGAGCTTTCGCATCGCCGTTGAGCGACAACACGAATACGATCGGAAAAATCCTTGACTTAACCGTTATAAAATATGCCCGTTTCAAGCTGACGCCTGCGTTAATTGCCGCCGGCATCGCGACGGTGTTATACGGTGGAGCGACTTTGATCTTGTAACTTTATTCGGCGAACGAAATTTCGGGTGAACAAGAAACAATCGGGACATTTGCCGCATACGTTATTGCAGGTAACGAAAATGGGAGGCAGATGTATGTTCATAT from Bacillales bacterium harbors:
- a CDS encoding penicillin-binding transpeptidase domain-containing protein yields the protein MKHRKGWLPVLFVFALVWLGGCSNDVPTPEERWHTYVHAWETEQFSDMYELLSTNAKKTISKQKFVDRYKNLGSDLKITDVTIESKAVASESDRKKEKEDGKVKLPFSAQMSTIAGNVTFSEKATLVKETRKTAEGEEQVNWYVDWTTQLIFPQLTGPNIEVHLATLSAERGEILDRNGRPLAVNGQQASVGMEPDRLKTGSKKKFAEITGIPVKQIDDNLHASWVKPNYFVPIVNIPLTEEEKLSKLQAIPGVFIRKIPARIYPYGEAAGHLTGYIGTISAEEWKKHQKDGYDKSDKIGKTGLEAIFENRLRAVDGVEIYTTDQDGNRLQTIAKKAPQDGETVQLTIDAELQKKMYGKFAEDGDVGTAAAINPITGEVLALVTAPDFNPNTIHEDYNALKQNEKQPLINRFIQAYSPGSAMKPITAAIGLETGVIDPDEPMTINGPWQPDSSWGDYRVHRVDHLTSVDLRDALVYSDNIYFARVAYQLGKQRFKNEAKAFGFGQPLPDFPFPIEAAQLTGSDGFSTEIELANSGYGQGKVLISALQLADTYTPFINDGQLLKLTLLKDRVDPSNNVWKEHILSEKTAETIVNDLKQVVQSPNGTGHAANIPGLSIAGKTGTPELKASDKVENGKENGWFVAFNTNDPKILVAMMVENVQNRGGSHYVVPKVAEILNWYLKP
- a CDS encoding PAS domain S-box protein, whose product is MKSYGDWKRRKSLLISFAYIVIGILWVTLGDAWVGHRLLSSKEYWLYQEIKGVIFVCLSGIAVYFCAKYVREQKSFTKSLSRLDLLQTNFEVSSLADQLNSSVSILRPENDRFSIVYVNHGFTRLTGYDAEEALGKELPFLKGKNTSPAALERYEEALRAEEIATIELLYYRRDGTPFWNELKINPVYDADHELLFFIVLQNDITKRKCAERRLQESEQRYKSLFAHNPDMVCSLDMNGVIKSANPAVEKFTGYGVDEVIDQSCWDFISDRDRNKAKVFFEKVYEGNPQHGEYQMYHKSGDLIDIEAVVIPIIIDGEVSGTFTIAKDVTEQKKTQELLGKAEKLNVVGELAAGIAHEIRNPLTSLKGFVQLLRPNLSEKKAYTDVMLSELDRIEQIVTELLLLAKPKPALFEEKNLKQLLEHVRTLLNTKAIMSNTEIVLHYQCDIDYILCEENQLKQVLINLLKNAIEAMPDGGEILIRADKIDHKHVQISIIDEGQGIPEEHLPKLGEPFYTTKEQGTGLGLMISWKIIKEHGGEMVFESEENKGTTVQITLPVNPKVSDEKSGNYQITS
- a CDS encoding flavin reductase family protein — protein: MDDRMFRNAMGKFTTGVTVITAKWQDEIYGMTANAFMSVSMNPKLISVSIDEKANMHDKMGQVSRFAVSILSDQQRDISMHFARQKEKDKVAFEWFHGVPVIKDAIAAIVCDVYDSYKAGDHTLFIGKVINLETKQGNPLVFFEGKYGTDHLNKNETV
- a CDS encoding TVP38/TMEM64 family protein; the encoded protein is MAIESYFTIDHIRHILQDYKSFGPLLGILLPLLEAFVPILPLMLFVAANAAVYGFLLGSLISWAGTCFGAVLVFFIFRSLARGRLKYWLHRRKKIRRTLRWVEEHGFGPLFLVLCIPFTPSSLVNVAAGLSDISFKSFLMSVLLGKMVLIFMVSSVGYDWMNILDQPFKLSAIAGVVVVLWLAGKRMEKRMLKKKQTNV
- a CDS encoding TrkH family potassium uptake protein, which codes for METETVKSIQRTKSTLNPPQMLIIGFVCLIIVGTLLLKLPISTTSPISWLTALFTATSATTVTGLIVVDTPTAFTMFGKIVILTLIQVGGLGIMTFAILIFLVMGKKISIKQRLLVQNALNQNTLGGIIKLAKNLLIFSLLIELVVAFLLALYWGPKIGWQKGIFFSIFHTVSAFNNAGFSLWSDNLSRWVGDPIVNLLITFLIIIGGLGFTVLVNLWTARHVRELTLHTKFMLVGTLALNVFGFLMVLSLEFNNPGTIGHLPLGQKLWASYFQGVIPRTAGFNTVPIGHLRDATLFILILLMFIGAGSTSTGGGIKVTTFIALLLTIVKILKGEQDAVAFGRTIKDSIFIRAFALVVASLTSIFTAIFILTLTEKASFLSIAFEVVSAFGTVGLSTGLTPHLSVIGKLVIISMMFIGKLGPLTLVFSVGAPEIRNIRYPEGRLFIG
- a CDS encoding Na+/H+ antiporter NhaC family protein, whose protein sequence is MQWLSVIPFLVVIPLAIWTKQVLPGLIVGLLAGSYLAEPTVIGGIGQAIAYIVDSLRNESNIKVLIFLYAFSGLVGMIKSAGGIRGFVELSAERVKTKREALVLTWISTFGTFSAPNFRIVTVAPIMKALLKKIKMSKEELAFAIETTSAPLIALVPIATASVGYMVSLIDQSLRQENIHLDAYSLFIRSIPFNFFSIILLMLGFYLSFIHRSKQPVTGAEGKEQLEKDPDWHHCHPAVSKELPKKPWNLLVPLILVIGLTLFLTWWDGHAKGYLFFNAFIKADVLTSMVVALIVTSFVSAVFFMVQRNKLVDLISRFIEGGNELMPVILLLAVVWGLTASAQDLGFSAFVTSNVGWIPSAFVPPVLFVIGSIISYFVGSSWGTWGILMPLGISMGAVSGAPLALVVGAVFASGAFGAFASPLSDNTNTIGKILDLTVIKYARFKLTPALIAAGIATVLYGGATLIL